The following coding sequences are from one Bacteroidota bacterium window:
- a CDS encoding transglycosylase domain-containing protein: MPKPTPAFRKYIKYIWILLFAPVLFVFLMVGLTAWGVFGELPTVEELENPKSSLASEVYSADMKTLGKYYFQNRVNIHFQDLSPNLVNALKATEDVRFEEHSGVDIKGLMRVFVKTIILQQDAGGGSTITQQLAKNLFPRENMSKLQLIIRKLKEWIIAVKLERNYTKQEILAMYLNTVEFGNNAFGIKSAATTYFGKQPLEVKIEEAALLIGLLQAPSRYNPVRNPESAHL; encoded by the coding sequence ATGCCAAAACCAACACCAGCTTTCAGGAAATATATAAAGTACATTTGGATCCTCCTCTTTGCTCCGGTCCTCTTTGTCTTCCTGATGGTTGGACTTACTGCCTGGGGTGTTTTTGGAGAGCTGCCTACTGTCGAAGAGCTTGAGAATCCTAAGAGTAGTCTGGCCAGTGAAGTGTATTCGGCCGATATGAAAACGCTGGGTAAATATTATTTTCAAAATCGTGTAAATATTCATTTTCAGGATCTTTCCCCCAATCTCGTCAATGCCCTGAAAGCGACCGAAGATGTGCGCTTTGAAGAGCATTCAGGAGTAGACATCAAGGGGCTCATGCGGGTATTTGTAAAAACCATCATTCTTCAACAGGATGCCGGAGGGGGAAGTACCATCACCCAGCAGTTGGCAAAAAATCTTTTTCCCCGCGAAAACATGAGCAAGTTGCAACTCATTATTCGTAAATTGAAGGAATGGATCATCGCCGTTAAACTGGAACGCAACTATACAAAGCAGGAGATCCTGGCGATGTATTTGAATACCGTTGAATTTGGAAATAATGCTTTTGGAATTAAATCTGCCGCTACCACTTATTTCGGAAAGCAACCGCTGGAAGTGAAAATAGAAGAAGCAGCTTTGCTGATCGGGTTATTGCAGGCACCTTCCCGCTACAATCCTGTACGTAATCCTGAAAGCGCCCACCTTTAG